The Nonlabens spongiae genome contains a region encoding:
- a CDS encoding BfmA/BtgA family mobilization protein, with protein sequence MDSFITIRFKRKTAKRFQEFSKMHFKTHTEAMENILDFFLYNEISPKEKLGPTGRTIEAKLLKRINAVIAIMRDVEKTQTKPTVAMLQSLFVMEEPNKKPLIVEKKYAEEKKEVRFREIESMRFTNEERAKR encoded by the coding sequence ATGGATTCATTCATCACTATCAGGTTCAAACGAAAAACTGCCAAGCGGTTTCAAGAATTTTCAAAAATGCACTTTAAAACGCACACCGAAGCGATGGAAAACATCCTCGATTTTTTCCTCTATAACGAGATTTCCCCAAAGGAAAAATTAGGACCAACCGGACGTACTATCGAAGCTAAATTGCTCAAAAGAATCAATGCGGTCATCGCCATAATGCGTGATGTAGAAAAGACACAAACCAAGCCTACGGTCGCAATGTTGCAATCCCTTTTTGTGATGGAAGAACCCAACAAAAAACCATTGATAGTTGAAAAGAAATATGCCGAAGAAAAGAAAGAAGTACGCTTTCGCGAAATCGAGTCTATGAGATTCACGAACGAAGAGAGAGCGAAGCGGTAA
- a CDS encoding DUF6876 family protein codes for MKAKVNELKERLQHFTGTEMFYQIPLLKTRFTDGLKYLSEVAECFWLITDTSVIAKSLMNRSEFITIDFKRLPEEKQDYSGYEAEIIYSDGNDTILEKHGYRATDFPIDELRLFFVNDTLMLLSEY; via the coding sequence ATGAAAGCGAAAGTTAACGAATTAAAAGAGCGGTTGCAACATTTTACGGGAACAGAAATGTTCTACCAAATACCGCTATTGAAAACACGATTTACAGACGGTTTGAAATACCTTTCGGAAGTTGCCGAATGTTTTTGGCTCATTACCGACACATCCGTAATTGCAAAAAGTCTGATGAACCGAAGTGAATTTATCACTATCGATTTTAAAAGATTGCCCGAAGAAAAACAGGATTATTCGGGTTACGAAGCCGAGATAATTTATAGCGATGGCAACGATACTATTTTGGAAAAACACGGTTATCGTGCCACCGATTTTCCAATAGATGAGCTGCGGTTGTTTTTTGTAAATGATACGCTGATGTTACTAAGTGAATATTAA
- a CDS encoding helix-turn-helix domain-containing protein, whose translation MNSKKTVLLPKYQKVFEQLGENIKLARKRRKLTAEQVSERAGINRTTLYRIEKGDPAVAIGSYFNVFRVLNLEDDFKKLAVDDEFGRKLQDLDLL comes from the coding sequence ATGAATTCTAAGAAAACAGTTCTGTTACCAAAATATCAGAAAGTATTTGAGCAATTGGGCGAGAATATAAAGCTAGCACGAAAGCGAAGAAAGCTCACGGCTGAGCAGGTTTCTGAACGTGCGGGGATTAATCGGACTACGTTGTATAGAATAGAAAAAGGCGATCCAGCGGTTGCCATAGGTTCTTATTTTAATGTTTTCAGAGTTCTCAACTTGGAAGATGATTTTAAAAAGCTGGCAGTAGATGATGAATTTGGCAGAAAACTTCAAGACCTTGATTTATTATAA
- the mobB gene encoding MobB family relaxase, giving the protein MYITITPQKMGGNFSKSSADFVGYLEKENQGLEQQDMEHFFNQYGDEISAEEVIKEIDGNTAKLEKHEPRFYSITVSPSKYELRKLQNSSRDLKRYTRELMKDYVASFNREIKGRPVKIDDIKYYVKIEHQRTFKGTDFQVKENQPYATKILQLKTEIRNVKEGRAEGNFKKMKKEIAKLERQAPHQQNGKRIVQGMRKDGNQSHIHIIVSRKDASNRFSLSPGSKYKASDVKLNGETVKRGFDRDKFFERAEKSFDKTFGYKRNFAETYKARKDFVKNPNLYFAALMKLPTNEKALAFKMIAKTGLPIVPNIPVSQTQIALRVLKRLRRGAEIAIKSSSIGI; this is encoded by the coding sequence ATGTATATCACAATAACACCTCAAAAAATGGGCGGTAACTTTTCCAAAAGTTCAGCAGATTTTGTTGGGTATTTAGAGAAAGAAAATCAAGGTCTGGAACAACAGGATATGGAACATTTTTTCAATCAATATGGCGATGAGATTTCTGCTGAGGAAGTCATTAAGGAAATTGATGGGAATACCGCAAAATTGGAAAAACACGAACCAAGATTCTATTCAATTACCGTGAGTCCATCAAAATATGAATTACGAAAACTTCAGAACAGTAGCCGAGATTTAAAACGATACACCAGAGAGCTGATGAAAGATTATGTGGCTTCATTCAATAGGGAAATCAAAGGGCGACCTGTTAAAATCGATGACATAAAATACTATGTAAAAATAGAGCATCAACGCACCTTTAAGGGAACAGATTTTCAGGTAAAAGAGAACCAACCGTATGCTACGAAAATTCTTCAGCTAAAAACCGAAATCCGAAATGTAAAAGAAGGACGAGCTGAGGGGAATTTTAAAAAGATGAAAAAAGAAATAGCAAAATTGGAACGCCAAGCGCCCCACCAGCAAAATGGTAAACGGATTGTCCAGGGAATGCGAAAAGATGGAAACCAAAGCCATATCCATATTATTGTGAGCCGTAAGGATGCGTCCAACAGATTCAGTTTATCGCCCGGAAGCAAATACAAAGCATCCGATGTAAAGTTGAATGGGGAAACCGTAAAACGTGGTTTTGACCGAGACAAGTTTTTTGAAAGAGCAGAAAAATCATTCGATAAGACTTTTGGCTATAAACGAAACTTTGCCGAGACCTACAAAGCCCGAAAGGATTTTGTAAAAAATCCCAATCTCTATTTCGCCGCCTTGATGAAACTACCAACTAACGAAAAAGCCTTGGCTTTTAAAATGATAGCAAAAACCGGATTGCCCATAGTGCCAAATATTCCAGTTAGTCAAACACAGATTGCTCTTCGAGTTCTTAAACGGTTAAGACGTGGTGCTGAAATAGCAATTAAATCGAGTTCCATAGGAATTTAA
- a CDS encoding type IV secretory system conjugative DNA transfer family protein yields the protein MQIDNLITTLSIIGLVSIVFYLMFRVSRYAFIFNFLVLGTMVFYLNEENTLNLITLYLVCPLILINIGMYVFLHKTDKPTNGDCKYQVSFATTKGIFKLDNIKRGASIIGSAGSGKTESVVYGFLKHFWKENFCGIIHDYKDFELTEMAYPIFKDSDIPFKVISFDKIIHRVNPIAPRYLENEESVNEVSRVLIENLLEQRESGTTGTTKFFNDAAEGLIGGLIWKLKTTYPEFCTLPHLIAIYQYLDTDSLIQFLETNTTSRAMADAFISGKDSDRQTAGVKSTLANALKRISTQRIFMALSADEVPLNINSSENPAVISIVNNPKFETSYSPVIATIIHTITKQMSVRNSKPSFLLMEEAPTIRLLNMHRIPATLRSYDIATIYVMQDKIQNDMMYGDKASKAILSNLSYQFFGKVNDPDTAKYYERFFEIIKNPTKSISRGHNLDFDTRITTGEKEIPKIRADVFFRLKQGEFITYADGKDKKVQFKLSKINRQLPQEAKQYSSADMNVNFERVYNEVRSIFS from the coding sequence ATGCAAATAGATAATCTCATAACGACACTTTCAATTATTGGTCTGGTCAGTATTGTTTTCTATCTGATGTTTCGGGTAAGTAGGTATGCATTCATCTTCAATTTTCTCGTGCTTGGTACGATGGTATTTTATTTGAACGAGGAAAACACATTGAATCTTATTACCCTCTATCTGGTTTGCCCTCTCATATTAATTAACATAGGAATGTATGTGTTCCTGCATAAAACTGACAAGCCGACAAATGGCGATTGCAAATATCAGGTCAGCTTTGCCACCACCAAGGGAATTTTCAAATTGGATAACATCAAACGGGGTGCATCCATCATCGGTTCTGCCGGAAGTGGAAAGACCGAAAGCGTTGTCTATGGATTTTTGAAACACTTCTGGAAAGAGAACTTCTGCGGAATCATTCACGACTATAAGGATTTTGAACTTACGGAAATGGCTTACCCGATTTTCAAGGATAGCGATATCCCGTTTAAGGTCATTTCCTTTGATAAAATCATCCACAGGGTAAATCCCATTGCGCCACGCTATTTAGAGAATGAGGAAAGCGTAAACGAAGTGTCAAGGGTATTAATCGAAAACCTTTTAGAGCAAAGAGAAAGTGGTACAACTGGCACGACAAAATTCTTTAACGATGCAGCTGAAGGTTTGATTGGTGGATTGATTTGGAAACTGAAAACCACCTATCCTGAGTTTTGTACTCTTCCACATTTGATTGCCATTTACCAATATCTGGACACGGATAGCCTTATTCAGTTCTTGGAAACCAATACCACATCGAGGGCAATGGCAGATGCTTTTATAAGCGGCAAGGATTCGGATAGGCAAACGGCTGGCGTAAAAAGTACTTTGGCCAATGCGCTAAAGCGAATTAGCACACAACGGATTTTTATGGCACTATCGGCAGATGAAGTTCCGCTTAATATCAATAGTTCAGAAAATCCAGCAGTAATTTCAATTGTGAACAATCCCAAATTTGAGACGTCCTATTCACCCGTAATTGCCACAATAATTCACACCATTACCAAGCAAATGAGTGTGCGAAATTCAAAACCATCATTTTTGTTGATGGAAGAAGCGCCTACCATCCGATTGTTGAATATGCACCGAATTCCGGCAACGTTACGTAGTTACGATATCGCTACTATTTACGTGATGCAGGACAAAATCCAAAACGATATGATGTATGGTGATAAGGCGAGCAAAGCGATATTGAGCAATCTGTCCTATCAATTTTTTGGCAAAGTTAACGACCCAGATACCGCTAAATATTACGAACGCTTTTTTGAAATTATAAAGAACCCGACCAAGAGTATAAGTCGAGGACATAATCTGGATTTTGATACACGCATTACCACGGGCGAAAAGGAAATTCCAAAGATTCGGGCAGATGTGTTTTTTAGATTAAAGCAAGGCGAGTTTATAACCTATGCAGATGGGAAAGATAAAAAGGTGCAATTCAAACTATCTAAAATCAACAGGCAACTACCACAAGAAGCCAAACAATATTCAAGTGCTGATATGAATGTTAATTTTGAGCGGGTTTATAATGAAGTGCGGTCGATATTTAGCTGA
- a CDS encoding DUF932 domain-containing protein, with the protein MYLQNLQQDEIFVSSEMKSLRTLTQMESRRGLENAIISNGKIVNVVSNSYGHIPNQLFFRKAEEMLTDAQLNFHKRTINKNDRSFITDFIIDDKSQFTVKNDKDLILPMLRFKNSYDGSDKTSGHFGFYREVCSNGLHVSQAEIEFSIKHSKNNTHLIMPRLKNLFDKFLDNEFYAITKKFDKMKDFKIIDTQEFVKAILDKTKLFRYECSDKNSDPSKKSREVIEILNYEALLLNEEPNLWLGYNAFNSVLHNVLKKSFGLQERLDKKLFDEVYAMA; encoded by the coding sequence ATGTATTTACAAAATTTGCAACAGGATGAAATCTTTGTTTCATCAGAAATGAAATCCTTAAGAACCTTGACCCAGATGGAATCCCGACGAGGGCTTGAAAATGCCATCATCTCAAATGGAAAAATCGTTAACGTGGTATCGAACAGTTACGGGCACATTCCGAATCAATTGTTCTTCAGGAAAGCTGAAGAAATGTTGACCGATGCACAACTGAACTTCCACAAACGAACTATTAACAAAAATGATAGATCGTTCATTACAGATTTTATTATTGACGATAAAAGCCAATTTACAGTCAAGAACGACAAGGACTTGATACTGCCGATGCTTCGGTTTAAGAACTCGTATGATGGTAGCGACAAGACCTCTGGCCATTTCGGGTTTTATAGAGAAGTGTGCTCAAATGGTCTGCACGTCTCTCAGGCAGAAATTGAGTTTTCCATCAAGCATAGTAAGAATAATACACACCTCATTATGCCAAGGCTAAAAAATCTTTTTGACAAGTTTCTGGACAATGAGTTCTATGCCATTACCAAGAAGTTCGATAAGATGAAAGATTTTAAAATCATCGACACACAAGAATTTGTAAAAGCAATTCTCGATAAAACAAAACTTTTTAGATACGAATGTAGCGACAAGAACAGCGACCCTTCAAAGAAGTCTCGTGAGGTTATCGAAATTTTAAATTATGAAGCCTTGTTGCTCAATGAAGAACCGAATCTTTGGCTGGGTTACAATGCATTCAATTCTGTACTTCATAATGTATTGAAGAAAAGCTTCGGCCTACAAGAACGGTTGGATAAAAAGCTGTTTGATGAAGTCTATGCTATGGCATAA
- a CDS encoding single-stranded DNA-binding protein, producing MSTIRNHVQLIGNVGQEPTITNLESGKKVARFSLATNEYYKDGKGEKQTDTNWHTVVAWGKTAEIVEKYVEKGKEVGITGKLKTRTYTTDDGNQRYVTEVVADEILLLGSKGDK from the coding sequence ATGAGTACTATTAGAAATCACGTACAGTTGATTGGAAACGTTGGTCAAGAGCCAACCATTACGAACCTTGAAAGCGGTAAGAAAGTAGCCCGCTTCTCACTCGCTACAAACGAGTACTACAAAGACGGCAAAGGCGAAAAGCAAACGGACACCAACTGGCATACCGTTGTGGCTTGGGGCAAGACCGCTGAAATCGTTGAGAAATATGTTGAGAAAGGAAAAGAAGTAGGAATCACGGGCAAACTAAAGACCCGAACTTACACCACGGACGATGGAAACCAACGCTATGTTACCGAAGTGGTAGCCGACGAAATCCTTTTACTCGGAAGTAAAGGCGATAAGTAA
- a CDS encoding type II toxin-antitoxin system HipA family toxin — protein sequence MATGKFDIYVFADWVGLKEPTLIGTLSAHFAKGKKAFSFKYDKDWLKTDAQRLLDPDIDFYSGPQYPTNKENFGIFLDSMPDTWGKTLMKRRAAQDARANNEKARTLYEIDYLLGVFDESRMGALRFKTELEGPFLDNDDRTPTPPWSSLGDLQEAVKQLESDEQNDDIRKWIAVLIAPGSSLGGARPKANIFDTQGNLWIAKFPSKTDTVDKAAWEFLAYQLATASGIDMADSTLEKISGQYHTFLTRRFDRDNGKRIHFASAMTMTGNTEDSIRDSAPSYLEIVEFIEKYGVDVEANLHQLWRRIVFNIAISNTDDHLRNHGFILTEKGWILSPAYDLNPSIEKDGLSLNIDMDDNALDFDLAKSVGQYFRLSESEMETILDKVLSVVKNWKEVAKRIGIKNVEIELMAGAFK from the coding sequence ATGGCAACAGGAAAATTTGACATATATGTTTTTGCTGATTGGGTAGGTCTTAAAGAACCAACACTAATAGGAACTTTATCGGCACATTTTGCCAAGGGAAAAAAAGCATTCAGTTTTAAGTATGATAAAGATTGGTTAAAAACCGATGCACAGAGATTGTTAGACCCGGACATTGATTTTTATTCTGGTCCGCAATATCCAACCAACAAAGAGAATTTCGGAATCTTTTTAGATAGTATGCCAGACACTTGGGGAAAGACTTTAATGAAACGTAGGGCTGCTCAAGATGCTAGAGCAAATAATGAAAAGGCTCGTACACTCTATGAAATAGATTATTTGCTTGGGGTTTTTGATGAAAGTAGGATGGGTGCATTGCGTTTTAAAACCGAACTAGAAGGTCCTTTTTTAGATAATGATGATAGAACGCCAACACCACCTTGGTCATCATTGGGCGATTTACAAGAAGCCGTCAAACAGTTAGAAAGTGACGAACAAAATGATGATATACGAAAATGGATTGCAGTACTGATTGCGCCAGGTTCTTCATTAGGTGGTGCCAGACCAAAAGCTAACATTTTTGATACCCAAGGAAATCTATGGATTGCCAAATTTCCGTCAAAAACAGATACAGTTGACAAAGCTGCTTGGGAGTTTTTAGCCTATCAATTAGCTACTGCATCGGGTATAGATATGGCAGATTCTACATTAGAGAAGATTAGCGGTCAGTATCACACATTCTTAACAAGACGGTTTGATAGGGACAATGGAAAACGCATTCACTTTGCATCCGCTATGACAATGACCGGAAATACCGAAGATTCCATTAGAGATTCAGCGCCAAGCTATCTCGAAATTGTAGAATTTATAGAAAAATATGGTGTGGATGTTGAGGCCAATTTGCATCAACTTTGGCGGCGTATCGTATTTAATATCGCCATTTCCAACACCGATGACCATTTACGTAATCACGGATTTATTCTAACAGAAAAGGGATGGATTTTATCGCCAGCGTATGATTTAAATCCATCCATAGAAAAAGATGGGTTATCTCTTAATATTGATATGGATGATAATGCGTTGGATTTTGATTTGGCCAAAAGCGTAGGGCAATATTTTCGCTTAAGCGAAAGCGAAATGGAAACCATTTTAGATAAAGTCCTTTCTGTTGTTAAGAACTGGAAAGAAGTGGCAAAGAGGATCGGTATTAAAAATGTCGAAATAGAATTGATGGCTGGGGCTTTTAAATAG